One segment of Anopheles stephensi strain Indian chromosome 3, UCI_ANSTEP_V1.0, whole genome shotgun sequence DNA contains the following:
- the LOC118514182 gene encoding insulin-like growth factor-binding protein complex acid labile subunit — MVLQRMFVIFVAVILTCQCVTEALIYQCDHYTSLGDYNLRHCTLHGVTVVHDAEDVDFSSEYPRPYWFEFQQSSLEEIPRALFTTFPEMQTVDFRSTGIENINKFTFEKAKQLRNLILERNKLTVLNNFIFKGCDLLEWLDLSHNRLSEVKEKAFHDIPLVTQLNLNHNQLVTLPEDVFGELPNLAVLTLNHNLLTTLGEKIFDHSRLVAINLNFNRLQSIRLEDRHQSWQKLYLRGNLLTSVVLPATPVDIDLAHNNLTTIEAPYDTMAVESLDLSHNLFNNISNISSLANLHTLDLSFNVLQTLPLTTFLKMNQLGQLNLEAINLTTLEHGIFSQQYNLTWLDVSFNRLQKLDLTVLTSAARLEHLHIDGNNLTSIQYNRLPVMFPSLTYLGLFANSWNCSYLVDVVHFCRQHSIKVEPLKSYGTTLHASNVQGIYCKSAEESVLPAVAPVDHSMGGVKSSPNDLTIDQLLQMLREMNRTTEQLLQDLVRSVRQRPGAQGGPAIVAASYTELHAYNYQVFILLILSVILIINVGFLLWIQHNANVRRAVDQMIIFRREQGASIQTALHEEL; from the exons ATGGTTCTGCAAAG AATGTTTGTGATCTTTGTGGCGGTGATCCTCACTTGCCAGTGCGTTACTGAAGCCCTTATCTATCAGTGTGATCATTACACCTCCTTGGGTGACTATAATTTGCGCCACTGCACGCTGCACGGTGTAACGGTGGTTCACGATGCGGAAGACGTAGACTTCTCGTCCGAATATCCTCGCCCGTACTGGTTTGAGTTCCAGCAGTCAAGCCTGGAAGAGATTCCCCGCGCACTGTTCACAACCTTTCCCGAGATGCAAACGGTCGACTTCCGGAGCACGGGCATCGAGAACATTAACAAGTTTACGTTTGAGAAGGCTAAACAGCTGCGGAATTTGATTCTGGAGCGCAACAAGCTTACGGTGCTAAACAACTTCATCTTCAAGGGCTGTGATTTGCTCGAGTGGCTCGATCTGTCCCACAACCGTTTGAGCGAAGTGAAGGAGAAAGCGTTCCACGATATCCCGCTGGTGACACAGCTCAATTTGAACCACAACCAGCTGGTAACGCTACCGGAGGATGTGTTTGGCGAGCTGCCGAATCTAGCCGTCCTAACGCTGAACCACAATTTACTCACAACGCTTGGTGAGAAAATATTCGATCACAGTCGGCTGGTTGCCATAAATCTGAACTTCAACCGGCTGCAATCGATTCGTCTGGAGGATCGGCATCAATCGTGGCAGAAACTGTATTTGCGTGGAAACCTGCTCACAAGTGTTGTGCTGCCGGCGACGCCCGTTGATATTGATCTGGCACACAACAATCTAACAACGATCGAGGCCCCGTACGATACGATGGCGGTAGAGTCGCTCGATCTCTCCCACAACTTGTTCAACAATATAAGCAACATTTCGTCGCTGGCCAATCTACACACACTCGATCTGTCGTTTAATGTGTTGCAAACGCTTCCGTTGACTACCTTCCTGAAGATGAATCAGCTAGGGCAGCTGAACCTAGAGGCAATCAATCTGACCACCCTTGAGCACGGTATCTTCTCCCAGCAGTACAATCTAACGTGGCTTGATGTGTCGTTTAACCGACTGCAAAAGCTCGACCTGACGGTCCTTACATCTGCAGCACGCCTGGAACATCTGCACATCGACGGCAACAACCTGACCAGCATCCAGTACAATCGCCTTCCGGTCATGTTCCCTTCGCTGACCTATCTCGGTTTGTTTGCCAACTCGTGGAACTGTAGCTACCTGGTGGATGTGGTACACTTTTGCCGACAGCATTCAATCAAGGTGGAACCGCTAAAATCTTACGGCACCACACTGCACGCGTCTAATGTGCAGGGAATCTACTGCAAGAGTGCTGAAGAATCTGTTCTTCCCGCAGTAGCGCCGGTAGATCATTCGATGGGCGGTGTGAAATCATCTCCAAACGATTTGACAATCGATCAGCTACTGCAAATGTTACGAGAAATGAATCGCACAACGGAGCAACTGTTGCAGGACCTGGTACGATCCGTTCGCCAACGTCCGGGAGCTCAGGGAGGCCCAGCAATAGTGGCCGCTTCCTACACCGAACTTCACGCCTATAACTACCAGGTGTTTATACTGCTCATCCTCTCGGTTATACTGATCATCAACGTGGGCTTTCTGCTGTGGATACAGCACAACGCGAACGTGCGTCGAGCCGTCGATCAAATGATCATCTTCCGACGCGAACAGGGCGCCTCCATTCAAACGGCACTGCACGAAGAGCTTTGA